The following coding sequences lie in one Carassius gibelio isolate Cgi1373 ecotype wild population from Czech Republic chromosome A17, carGib1.2-hapl.c, whole genome shotgun sequence genomic window:
- the LOC128031594 gene encoding uncharacterized protein LOC128031594: MEDLSPGEKDESVPNPDFTAGPFVTRREPVKELINTLSELYINSEEDDSIADPDPPPHSTTPLLPDEREEADLNLSLQAVIEELKGRVVSLEKCSADCIQKVSQCCSQADLDVQCRSLEEKLAYHIDRECDRVKQIVELSIQDLGKSMVDCLKRRDLQIDNKLRSWVPVTSTPVSISAPEQYSTITRPGVRKTHAIPSSQHLLANTETVPAPTYLPPVKVEFPHFGSEGETDPVSFVERCEEYLAIRPLSDSEILAALTSVLKGTAKDWWLAEKRTVLTWNQFKEIFLRSFLNDDYEAEAERRLLERKQGSKESIRDFAFHYRALCLRWKKDMPEREMVQAILRNCNPRLASLLRGTVRDVSELVRIGTQIEKDFEESKRYWSQANSELQKKKTPNDRDPSV; the protein is encoded by the coding sequence ATGGAAGACTTAAGTCCTGGTGAGAAGGATGAGAGCGTGCCCAATCCTGATTTTACAGCTGGCCCATTTGTGACACGTAGAGAACCTGTTAAAGAACTCATAAATACATTGAGTGAGCTGTATATTAATTCTGAAGAGGACGATTCCATTGCAGATCCAGATCCACCACCTCATTCTACAACGCCTCTACTACCTGATGAAAGGGAGGAAGCTGACTTGAACTTGTCCCTACAGGCAGTAATAGAGGAGTTAAAAGGACGGGTTGTCAGCCTGGAGAAGTGCAGTGCAGATTGTATTCAGAAGGTGAGCCAGTGCTGTTCACAAGCAGATCTTGATGTTCAGTGTAGATCCCTGGAGGAAAAGTTGGCCTATCACATCGACAGAGAGTGTGACAGAGTTAAACAAATCGTAGAACTGAGTATACAAGACTTGGGGAAGTCTATGGTCGACTGTCTAAAAAGGAGAGATCTACAGATTGATAACAAGCTAAGGTCGTGGGTACCAGTAACATCAACTCCAGTATCTATATCTGCTCCTGAGCAGTATTCGACCATAACACGTCCAGGTGTGAGGAAGACCCATGCCATTCCATCATCTCAGCATTTATTAGCCAACACTGAAACTGTACCTGCACCCACGTATCTTCCCCCTGTTAAAGTAGAGTTTCCCCATTTTGGAAGTGAGGGAGAGACTGATCCGGTGTCTTTTGTCGAGCGGTGTGAAGAATATTTGGCCATTCGACCCTTGAGTGACTCTGAAATTCTCGCTGCTCTTACTTCAGTATTGAAGGGTACGGCAAAAGATTGGTGGTTAGCAGAGAAAAGAACTGTATTGACATGGAATcagtttaaagaaatatttcttcgCTCATTTTTAAATGACGATTATGAAGCTGAAGCTGAAAGAAGGCTGCTGGAGAGGAAACAGGGGTCTAAAGAGAGTATACGTGACTTTGCATTCCATTACAGGGCATTGTGCCTAAGATGGAAGAAGGACATGCCAGAGAGAGAAATGGTACAAGCCATATTAAGAAACTGTAATCCTCGTCTTGCCAGCTTGTTACGTGGAACAGTGAGAGATGTTAGTGAATTGGTCAGGATAGGGACCCAAATTGAGAAAGATTTTGAAGAATCCAAACGATATTGGAGCCAGGCTAATTCTGAGTTGCAGAAGAAAAAGACTCCCAATGATCGAGACCCT